The proteins below are encoded in one region of Gopherus flavomarginatus isolate rGopFla2 chromosome 12, rGopFla2.mat.asm, whole genome shotgun sequence:
- the LOC127033194 gene encoding olfactory receptor 14A16-like yields MSIQITVTEFLLLGFSDIRELQILHFMVFLGIYPIALTGNLLIKAIALDHHLHTPMYFFLMNLSILDLGCISIVDPKSMANSLMSTKVISYYGCIIQVFSFRFFVTDEPPLLIIMAYDWYIAICQPLHYKSMMNRKACVQMATSIWISCVLNSALHTGNTFAIIFCGDDEMEQFFCETLQLLKLASYDSHLREIGAIAFSVYFALNCYF; encoded by the coding sequence atgtccatCCAAATCACCGTGACTGAGTTCCTTCTCTTGGGATTCTCTGACAttcgggagctgcagattttgcatttCATGGTGTTTCTAGGGATTTACCCGATAGCCCTGACTGGGAATCTTCTCATCAAAGCCATAGCCCTCGACCACCATCTTCACactcccatgtatttcttcctgatgaatctgtccatcTTAGACCTTGGCTGCATCTCCATTGTCGACCCCAAGTCCATGGCCAATTCCCTCATGAGCACCAAGGTCATTTCATATTACGGATGCATCATCCAAGTCTTTTCCTTCCGTTTCTTTGTTACAGATGAGCCTCCCTTACTAATCATCATGGCGTATGACTGGTACAttgccatctgccaaccactgcactacaaGTCAATGATGAACAGGaaagcttgtgtccaaatggcaacCAGTATCTGGATCAGTTGTGTTCTCAATTCTGCACTGCATACTGGGAACACGTTTGCAATAATCTTCTGTGGAGACGATGAGATGGAGCAGTTCTTCTGTGAAACCCTCCAGCTCCTCAAACTTGCCTCCTATGACTCACACCTCAGAGAAATTGGGGCTATTGCCTTTAGTGTGTACTTTGCCTtaaactgctatttttaa